In the genome of Vicia villosa cultivar HV-30 ecotype Madison, WI linkage group LG7, Vvil1.0, whole genome shotgun sequence, one region contains:
- the LOC131618744 gene encoding uncharacterized protein LOC131618744, whose protein sequence is MKCNVDAGFNTSRGTTNRGWCIRNHFGNFVCGGAAWDFGSFPIIEAEALAIKEAILSVIDLHMEKVTFESDSQSTIQDIHSGISGLSEFSFIISSIRSLLLNFPNFEVKFVKRQANSVAHSLAKAADSWTRRSWFNVIPPCIATLLFNDMS, encoded by the coding sequence aTGAAGTGCAATGTTGATGCGGGTTTTAATACTAGTAGGGGCACTACGAATAGAGGATGGTGTATTCGAAATCACTTTGGTAACTTTGTGTGTGGGGGAGCAGCATGGGATTTTGGATCTTTTCCTATTATTGAGGCGGAAGCATTGGCTATTAAAGAGGCTATCCTTAGTGTTATCGACCTTCATATGGAAAAGGTTACCTTCGAGAGTGATTCGCAAAGTACTATCCAAGATATTCATTCGGGCATCTCTGGTTTGTCCgaatttagttttattatttcttcaattCGTAGTTTGTTGCTTAATTTTCCtaactttgaggttaagtttgtAAAACGCCAAGCGAACTCGGTTGCCCATTCCTTAGCTAAGGCGGCCGATTCTTGGACTAGGCGTAGTTGGTTTAATGTGATTCCTCCTTGTATTGCTACTTTGTTGTTTAATGATATGAGTTGA